From a region of the Streptomyces sp. B21-083 genome:
- a CDS encoding PP2C family protein-serine/threonine phosphatase, which yields MNAPHLPKVAGIDATVPSPAHTVAPAPVIPDAPADTPTLTCPNGPGILLQDRLAGWVSDLTTLHELTERLARTAALDEALRELLQAGAALVGARRGLVVLEPGDGLGPDTTIGLGLARADLGHIETIPRGAMPYGQLLDTAAGLPGGESEITHPDLLAEDGLDPRHREVAARLGYAASYALPLSTESAGRLGAAVWLYDEPAEPVERQRHLVGLYARFATEHLARLVEVERTRACVRTISEELLPARLPRTAGVQLAARHRTGPRGGGDWYDALPLPDAALGLAVGAVTGSGPSAIAAMGRLRASLRAYAVMEGEDPVAVLSDLELLLRLTEPARCATALFAYCEPALRKVTLAGAGHCPPLLIGERRTEFVETTVSAPLGMLACWEAPSVEFRTEPGETVLLYTDGLLHRTGEPVDRAFSRLHAAAASVPRQLRDDAGAIADHVLRNMLPDGLDASDGQEDVVLLSARFE from the coding sequence ATGAACGCCCCTCACCTCCCGAAAGTGGCTGGAATCGATGCCACGGTTCCCTCGCCCGCACACACTGTCGCGCCCGCGCCCGTAATCCCGGACGCCCCAGCGGACACACCCACACTGACCTGCCCGAACGGCCCCGGCATCCTGCTCCAGGACCGCCTCGCCGGCTGGGTGTCCGACCTCACAACGCTGCACGAACTCACCGAGCGGCTGGCCCGCACGGCGGCACTCGACGAAGCACTGCGGGAGCTGCTGCAGGCCGGAGCCGCCCTCGTGGGCGCCCGGCGCGGTCTCGTCGTCCTGGAACCCGGTGACGGTCTCGGCCCCGACACCACCATCGGCCTGGGACTGGCCCGCGCGGACCTCGGGCACATCGAGACGATCCCGCGCGGCGCCATGCCGTACGGACAGCTCCTCGACACGGCCGCCGGCCTGCCCGGCGGCGAGAGCGAAATCACACACCCGGACCTCCTCGCCGAGGACGGTCTCGACCCCCGTCACCGCGAGGTGGCCGCCCGCCTGGGCTACGCGGCGAGCTACGCGCTCCCCCTGTCCACGGAGTCCGCGGGCCGCCTCGGCGCGGCCGTCTGGCTGTACGACGAGCCCGCGGAGCCGGTCGAACGGCAGCGGCACCTCGTCGGCCTGTACGCGCGGTTCGCGACCGAGCACCTGGCCCGGCTGGTCGAAGTGGAGCGCACGCGCGCGTGCGTGCGCACGATCTCCGAAGAGCTGCTGCCCGCCCGGCTGCCCCGGACGGCCGGGGTCCAGCTCGCCGCCCGGCACCGCACCGGTCCGCGCGGCGGCGGCGACTGGTACGACGCGCTGCCGCTCCCTGACGCCGCCCTCGGCCTGGCCGTGGGCGCGGTGACCGGCTCCGGGCCGAGCGCGATCGCCGCGATGGGCCGGCTGCGGGCCTCCCTGCGCGCGTACGCCGTGATGGAGGGCGAGGACCCGGTGGCGGTCCTCTCCGACCTGGAGCTGCTGCTGCGGCTCACCGAGCCCGCCCGCTGCGCGACCGCCCTGTTCGCCTACTGCGAGCCCGCGCTGCGCAAGGTCACGCTGGCCGGTGCCGGGCACTGTCCACCCCTGCTGATCGGCGAGCGGCGCACGGAGTTCGTGGAGACCACCGTGTCGGCGCCGCTCGGGATGCTCGCCTGCTGGGAGGCGCCCAGCGTGGAGTTCCGTACCGAGCCCGGAGAGACGGTTCTGCTGTACACCGACGGGCTGCTGCACCGGACCGGCGAACCAGTGGACCGGGCCTTCTCCCGGCTGCACGCGGCGGCGGCGAGCGTCCCCCGGCAGCTGCGGGACGACGCTGGCGCGATCGCGGACCACGTCCTGCGGAACATGCTGCCGGACGGGCTGGACGCGTCGGACGGTCAGGAGGATGTCGTACTGCTGTCGGCGCGGTTCGAGTGA
- a CDS encoding aminopeptidase P family protein encodes MADELNPAIPETETEPEEPIKQRKNGLYPGVSDELAENMKSGWADTELTGLEPVAQAEHTAARRAALSARFPGERLVIPAGNLKTRSNDTEYPFRASVEYAYLTGNQTEDGVLVLEPVTGGHKATIYLLPRSDRENGEFWLSGQGELWVGRRHSLTEAEQVYGIPASDVRELAGRLTEATGPVRVVRGFDAAIEAALTDKVTAEHDEELRVFLSEARLVKDEFEIGELQKAVDSTVRGFEDVVKILDKAEATSERYIEGTFFLRARVEGNDVGYGSICAAGPHACTLHWVRNDGAVRSGDLLLLDAGVETHTYYTADVTRTLPINGTYTEIQKKIYDAVYDAQEAGIAAVRPGGKYRDFHDAAQRVLAERIVEWGLVEGPVERVLELGLQRRWTLHGTGHMLGMDVHDCAAARVESYVDGTLEPGMVLTVEPGLYFQADDLTVPVEYRGIGVRIEDDILVTEGGNRNLSAGLPRRSDEVEAWMASLKS; translated from the coding sequence GTGGCGGACGAGCTCAATCCGGCGATCCCGGAGACTGAGACAGAGCCCGAAGAGCCGATCAAGCAGCGGAAGAACGGCCTGTACCCCGGCGTGTCCGACGAGCTTGCCGAGAACATGAAGTCCGGCTGGGCCGACACCGAGCTGACGGGCCTGGAGCCCGTCGCTCAGGCCGAGCACACCGCCGCCCGCCGTGCCGCACTGTCCGCGCGCTTCCCCGGTGAGCGTCTGGTGATCCCGGCGGGCAATCTGAAGACGCGTTCGAACGACACGGAGTACCCCTTCCGGGCCTCGGTCGAGTACGCGTACCTGACCGGTAACCAGACCGAGGACGGCGTGCTCGTCCTGGAGCCCGTCACGGGCGGTCACAAGGCGACGATCTATCTCCTCCCTCGCTCCGACCGCGAGAACGGTGAGTTCTGGCTCTCCGGGCAGGGTGAGCTGTGGGTCGGGCGCCGGCATTCACTCACCGAGGCCGAACAGGTGTACGGCATCCCGGCTTCGGACGTGCGCGAACTGGCCGGCAGGCTGACGGAGGCCACCGGGCCGGTACGAGTCGTACGTGGGTTCGACGCGGCTATCGAGGCCGCCCTGACCGACAAGGTCACCGCCGAGCACGACGAAGAACTGCGGGTCTTCCTCTCCGAGGCGCGGCTGGTCAAGGACGAGTTCGAGATCGGCGAGCTGCAGAAGGCCGTCGACTCGACCGTGCGCGGGTTCGAGGACGTGGTGAAAATCCTCGACAAGGCCGAGGCGACCTCCGAGCGGTACATCGAGGGCACCTTCTTCCTCCGCGCGCGTGTGGAGGGCAACGACGTCGGCTACGGCTCCATCTGCGCGGCCGGCCCGCACGCCTGCACGCTCCACTGGGTGCGCAACGACGGAGCAGTGCGCTCCGGTGACCTGCTGCTGCTGGACGCGGGCGTCGAGACGCACACGTACTACACGGCCGACGTCACCCGGACGCTGCCGATCAACGGCACGTACACCGAGATCCAGAAGAAGATCTACGACGCGGTGTACGACGCCCAGGAGGCCGGTATCGCGGCCGTACGGCCCGGCGGCAAGTACCGCGACTTCCACGATGCGGCGCAGCGGGTGCTGGCCGAGCGGATCGTGGAGTGGGGGCTTGTCGAGGGGCCCGTGGAGCGGGTGCTGGAGCTGGGGTTGCAACGCAGGTGGACGCTGCACGGCACGGGGCACATGCTCGGTATGGACGTTCACGACTGCGCCGCGGCGCGGGTGGAGTCCTATGTCGACGGGACGCTCGAGCCGGGGATGGTGCTGACTGTCGAGCCCGGGCTGTACTTCCAGGCCGATGATCTGACGGTGCCTGTGGAGTACCGGGGTATTGGGGTGCGGATCGAGGACGACATTCTGGTGACCGAGGGTGGGAACCGGAATCTGTCGGCCGGATTGCCTCGCCGATCTGATGAAGTGGAGGCTTGGATGGCCTCCCTGAAGAGCTGA
- the pdxR gene encoding MocR-like pyridoxine biosynthesis transcription factor PdxR, with protein MDLHLEFAVGEGRRGGLERALRDAVRDGRLAPGARLPASRRLADELGVSRGTVKAAYDQLVAEGYLTARQGAGTQVAALPSVGAEPTEAAARARVPRFDLRPGSPDVGTFPAGAWLRALRRAVATAPSPAYDYGDPRGRIELRTALSGYLGRARGVLAPPARIVITSGYVQGLSLLTRVLDGAAIAMEDPGLPFHREVVRRAGGRVVPVGVDERGARVEELTGPEVSAVVVTPAHQYPTGVTLHPERRRALTDWARARDGLIVEDDYDGEFRYDRQPVGALQGMAPGQVAYIGTASKTLGPALRLGWMVLPPHLVDAVADVKLHSDHHTETIGQLALAELITSHAYDRHVRACRLRYRRRRDRLVDLLGARRNVRGIAAGLHALVEVADEAAVLARAEEAGLAVGYLGEHWHGPGTAASEGRAQGLVVGYGTPRERVYPEALEVLGRVLEGG; from the coding sequence GTGGACCTGCATCTTGAGTTCGCCGTCGGTGAAGGGCGCCGCGGCGGGCTCGAGCGCGCTCTGCGGGATGCCGTGCGGGACGGGCGGCTGGCGCCCGGGGCTCGGCTGCCTGCCAGTCGGCGGCTCGCCGATGAGCTGGGGGTCTCGCGGGGGACCGTGAAGGCCGCCTACGACCAGCTGGTCGCCGAGGGGTATCTCACCGCTCGGCAAGGGGCCGGTACGCAGGTCGCCGCACTGCCCTCCGTCGGTGCCGAGCCGACGGAGGCCGCCGCACGCGCGCGTGTGCCCCGTTTCGATCTGCGGCCCGGAAGCCCGGACGTCGGGACGTTCCCGGCGGGCGCCTGGCTGCGGGCGCTGCGCCGCGCCGTCGCGACGGCGCCCTCCCCGGCGTACGACTACGGCGACCCGCGCGGCCGGATCGAGCTGCGCACGGCGCTCTCCGGCTACCTGGGGCGGGCCCGCGGGGTGCTCGCGCCGCCCGCGCGGATCGTGATCACCTCCGGGTACGTGCAGGGGCTCTCGCTCCTCACGCGCGTGCTGGACGGCGCCGCGATCGCCATGGAGGACCCGGGGCTGCCCTTCCACCGGGAGGTCGTACGGCGGGCCGGCGGGCGCGTCGTACCGGTGGGCGTCGACGAGCGCGGCGCCCGCGTCGAGGAGTTGACCGGCCCGGAGGTCTCCGCGGTCGTCGTCACGCCCGCCCATCAGTACCCGACCGGCGTGACCCTGCACCCGGAGCGGCGGCGGGCGCTCACCGACTGGGCACGCGCGCGTGACGGGCTGATCGTCGAGGACGACTACGACGGGGAGTTCCGGTACGACAGACAGCCCGTCGGTGCTCTGCAGGGCATGGCCCCGGGACAGGTCGCCTATATCGGCACCGCCTCCAAGACACTCGGGCCCGCCCTGCGCCTGGGCTGGATGGTGCTGCCCCCGCATCTCGTCGACGCGGTCGCCGACGTCAAGCTGCACAGCGACCACCACACCGAGACCATCGGCCAGCTGGCCCTCGCCGAACTGATCACCAGCCACGCGTACGACCGGCACGTGCGCGCGTGCCGCCTGCGGTACCGGCGTCGCCGGGACCGGCTCGTCGACCTGCTGGGCGCCCGCCGGAACGTGCGCGGGATCGCGGCGGGACTGCACGCCCTCGTGGAGGTGGCCGACGAGGCGGCGGTCCTGGCACGGGCCGAGGAGGCCGGGCTCGCGGTCGGGTATCTCGGGGAGCACTGGCACGGGCCGGGGACGGCGGCCTCTGAGGGGCGCGCTCAGGGGCTGGTCGTGGGGTACGGGACGCCTCGGGAACGGGTGTATCCGGAGGCGCTGGAGGTGCTCGGGCGGGTTCTGGAGGGTGGCTGA
- a CDS encoding MFS transporter, which translates to MTHSLVPPAGPQRVLALAQLTNSVGDGAYYVTSALYFTHVVGLAPARVGLGLTLAWAVGSLVGVPLGRLADRRGARGTAVLLALATGAAVASFLVVRGFVPFVIAACAYASAQSGLAAARQALLAGLVTAGDRTRLLAHLQSTLNAGLAVGAGLGGLALSAGSRAAYLGVFALDAVSFLVCAGLLLRLPSVAPVAAVKSRGLGVLRDRPYVVVALLNTVLLLRMPLLSLGIPLWITERTDAPAWVVSALFVLNTGAVMVFQVRMARGVTGLRSATRAVRRSGWVMLAACAVFALSAGVGPWVGVGVLVVGAVLQVVAEMGQSAGSWQLSFDLAPADRVGEYQGFFGTGVTVARTAGPLVLTALLVGWGTPGWLLLGGVTLVASYAMGPAARKAAAAGPARAAVRQPVSVS; encoded by the coding sequence ATGACCCACTCCCTCGTCCCGCCCGCAGGCCCGCAGCGTGTGCTCGCCCTGGCCCAGCTGACCAACTCGGTCGGCGACGGGGCGTACTACGTCACCTCCGCCCTCTACTTCACCCACGTCGTCGGGCTCGCCCCCGCGCGCGTGGGGCTCGGGCTGACGCTCGCCTGGGCGGTCGGTTCGCTGGTCGGGGTGCCGCTCGGGCGGCTCGCGGACCGGCGCGGGGCGCGCGGGACCGCCGTACTGCTGGCGCTCGCCACCGGGGCCGCGGTGGCGTCCTTCCTGGTCGTGCGGGGCTTCGTGCCGTTCGTGATCGCGGCCTGCGCCTACGCGTCCGCTCAGTCGGGGCTCGCGGCGGCCCGGCAGGCGCTCCTCGCCGGGCTGGTGACGGCCGGGGACCGCACGCGGCTGCTCGCGCACCTCCAGTCCACGCTCAACGCCGGTCTGGCGGTGGGCGCCGGGCTCGGCGGGCTCGCGCTGAGCGCCGGGAGCCGGGCGGCGTATCTCGGGGTGTTCGCGCTGGACGCGGTGAGCTTCCTGGTCTGCGCGGGGCTGCTGCTGCGGCTGCCGTCGGTGGCACCCGTCGCGGCGGTGAAGTCGCGGGGGCTCGGTGTGCTGCGCGACCGGCCGTACGTCGTCGTGGCCCTGCTCAACACCGTGCTGCTGCTGCGCATGCCGCTGCTCAGCCTCGGGATCCCGCTGTGGATCACCGAGCGGACCGACGCTCCCGCCTGGGTCGTCTCCGCGCTGTTCGTACTCAACACCGGCGCGGTGATGGTGTTCCAGGTGCGGATGGCGCGCGGGGTGACGGGGCTCAGGTCGGCCACGCGCGCGGTACGGCGCTCCGGTTGGGTGATGCTCGCGGCGTGCGCGGTGTTCGCCCTGTCCGCCGGGGTGGGTCCCTGGGTGGGCGTCGGTGTCCTGGTGGTCGGCGCGGTGCTTCAGGTCGTCGCCGAGATGGGGCAGTCGGCGGGATCCTGGCAGCTGTCGTTCGATCTGGCCCCGGCCGACCGGGTCGGCGAGTACCAGGGCTTCTTCGGCACCGGCGTCACCGTGGCCCGTACCGCGGGGCCCCTCGTCCTCACCGCCCTGCTGGTGGGCTGGGGGACCCCGGGGTGGCTGCTGCTGGGCGGAGTCACGCTGGTGGCGTCGTACGCCATGGGGCCGGCGGCCCGGAAGGCGGCCGCCGCCGGCCCGGCGCGCGCGGCCGTCAGGCAGCCCGTGTCGGTGAGCTGA
- a CDS encoding ATP-binding protein: MSIWWSLHLRREAASVPLARRLLLGTMETAGVDPDISYDLSVALSEACANAVEHGGDTGYGDSRGAYRVTAYLDGEKCRIEVTDSGPGFPAASAGASGPALQEAPRRPVPVAAVPYDAENGRGLSLIEELADHVTIGNKPGRGGAVVSFDKILKWQKNAPLMAV; encoded by the coding sequence ATGAGCATCTGGTGGTCACTCCATCTTCGACGTGAGGCGGCGAGCGTTCCGCTCGCCAGACGTCTGCTGCTGGGCACCATGGAGACGGCCGGCGTCGACCCCGACATCTCCTACGACCTCTCCGTCGCGCTCAGCGAGGCCTGTGCGAACGCCGTCGAGCACGGCGGGGACACCGGGTACGGCGACTCCCGCGGGGCCTATCGCGTCACCGCGTACCTCGACGGGGAGAAGTGCCGGATCGAGGTCACCGACTCGGGTCCCGGCTTCCCAGCGGCCTCGGCGGGTGCGTCGGGCCCGGCGCTCCAGGAGGCCCCGCGCCGCCCGGTACCCGTGGCCGCCGTCCCGTACGACGCGGAGAACGGCCGGGGTCTGTCGCTGATCGAGGAACTCGCCGATCACGTCACCATCGGCAACAAGCCGGGCCGGGGCGGCGCGGTGGTCAGCTTCGACAAGATCCTCAAGTGGCAGAAGAACGCGCCGCTGATGGCGGTGTGA
- a CDS encoding YcnI family copper-binding membrane protein, whose protein sequence is MKVSRIAAVGALAGATVLVLSGPAFAHVSVSAEGTAAKGGYATVNFKVPNERDNASTTKLEVSFPADHPLASVMPQPIDGWTVKVTKSKLAKPLEMHGEKISEAVSKVTWTATGKGVEPGFFQKFPLSLGQLPEDTDELVFKALQTYSDKEVVRWIEVQEDGAEEPDNPAPVLALSAATEGHHGGASTTTEEPAEQAAAKTTTTAAEPADSSDTIARVLGVVGIVVGVAGVAFGVLAGRRRTTV, encoded by the coding sequence ATGAAGGTTTCCCGTATCGCCGCCGTCGGCGCCCTCGCCGGTGCCACCGTTCTCGTCCTGTCCGGCCCCGCCTTCGCGCACGTCAGCGTCTCGGCCGAGGGCACCGCCGCCAAGGGCGGCTACGCGACCGTCAACTTCAAGGTGCCGAACGAGCGTGACAACGCCTCGACCACCAAGCTGGAGGTCAGCTTCCCGGCCGACCACCCGCTCGCCTCGGTGATGCCGCAGCCGATCGACGGCTGGACCGTCAAGGTCACCAAGTCCAAGCTGGCCAAGCCTCTTGAGATGCACGGCGAGAAGATCTCCGAGGCCGTCTCCAAGGTCACCTGGACCGCCACCGGCAAGGGTGTCGAGCCCGGCTTCTTCCAGAAGTTCCCGCTCTCCCTCGGCCAGCTGCCCGAGGACACCGACGAGCTCGTCTTCAAGGCGCTCCAGACGTACTCCGACAAGGAGGTCGTCCGCTGGATCGAGGTCCAGGAGGATGGCGCCGAGGAGCCCGACAACCCCGCTCCGGTGCTGGCGCTGTCCGCTGCCACCGAGGGCCACCACGGCGGCGCCTCGACCACGACGGAGGAGCCCGCCGAGCAGGCCGCCGCGAAGACCACGACGACGGCCGCCGAGCCCGCCGACAGCAGCGACACGATCGCGCGCGTGCTGGGCGTCGTGGGCATCGTCGTCGGTGTCGCGGGCGTGGCGTTCGGCGTGCTGGCCGGCCGTCGTCGCACCACCGTCTGA
- a CDS encoding SCO family protein yields the protein MRKKLFAASALLVAATLTLSACGSGDDSGQSVADVSVEAGSDKAATILDQPFEKPDLVLTDTQGKKYDLRAETKGRPTLIYFGYTNCPDVCPLTMSNIAVAKKQLSRADQDKLRIVFVTTDPKRDTPAALGKWLKGIDPQVVGLTGDFATIQAGARTLGISIEPTSKDKNGKTISMHGTQVIAFSPKTDGGYVLYGEDATVDDYIKDLPKLIKGQNP from the coding sequence ATGCGCAAGAAGCTGTTCGCCGCGTCCGCCCTGCTCGTCGCGGCCACCCTGACCCTCTCCGCCTGCGGCAGCGGCGACGACTCCGGCCAGTCCGTCGCCGATGTCTCCGTCGAGGCCGGCTCGGACAAGGCGGCCACGATCCTCGACCAGCCGTTCGAGAAGCCCGACCTCGTCCTCACCGACACCCAGGGCAAGAAGTACGACCTCCGCGCGGAGACCAAAGGCCGGCCCACGCTCATCTACTTCGGTTACACCAACTGCCCCGACGTCTGCCCGCTGACGATGAGCAACATCGCCGTCGCCAAGAAGCAGCTGTCCAGGGCCGACCAGGACAAGCTCCGCATCGTGTTCGTCACCACCGACCCGAAGCGGGACACCCCAGCCGCGCTCGGCAAGTGGCTCAAGGGCATCGACCCCCAGGTCGTCGGTCTGACCGGGGACTTCGCCACCATCCAGGCGGGCGCCCGCACCCTCGGCATCTCCATCGAGCCGACGTCGAAGGACAAGAACGGCAAGACGATCTCGATGCACGGCACGCAGGTCATCGCGTTCTCCCCGAAGACCGACGGCGGTTACGTGCTGTACGGCGAGGACGCCACCGTCGACGACTACATCAAGGACCTCCCCAAGCTGATCAAGGGGCAGAACCCGTGA
- a CDS encoding copper chaperone PCu(A)C: MGLVRLPALTAATLLAGALTLTGCGSSDSGSDDSASAGLSVGSAYMPEPVSDSMAAGFLVITNKGAAGDVLTRVTSDVAGDVTVHRTVGQTMEEAERLDIPAHGQLVLQSGGDHLMFEQLKRKPREGDKVAVQLHFAKTSPITVEMPVKSATYNPKTGH, from the coding sequence ATGGGGCTCGTGAGGCTTCCCGCTCTGACGGCGGCCACGCTGCTGGCCGGAGCGCTCACCCTCACCGGGTGCGGGAGTTCGGACTCCGGGTCCGACGACAGCGCAAGCGCAGGCCTGTCCGTCGGCTCCGCCTACATGCCCGAGCCGGTCTCGGACTCCATGGCGGCCGGGTTCCTCGTCATCACCAACAAGGGCGCCGCCGGTGACGTACTCACCCGCGTCACCAGCGATGTCGCGGGCGACGTCACCGTGCACAGGACCGTCGGCCAGACCATGGAGGAGGCCGAGCGCCTCGACATCCCGGCCCACGGCCAACTCGTGCTGCAGAGCGGCGGCGACCATCTGATGTTCGAGCAGCTCAAGCGCAAACCGCGAGAGGGCGACAAGGTCGCCGTCCAGCTGCACTTTGCCAAAACCTCGCCGATCACCGTCGAGATGCCGGTGAAGTCCGCGACGTACAACCCGAAGACCGGACACTGA
- a CDS encoding copper resistance CopC/CopD family protein, which translates to MTQTIAPRVRPLVLLFLAVAAALLAGLAGAAPASAHAALTGSSPQQGVVVAKAPAQVTLTFSEKVALSDGAFRVLDPKGKRVDTGKATELSGTTYAVPLHSGLPDGTFTVAYQVVSADSHPVAGAFTFSIGAPSVTTVSVSDQSAGGGVVGALYGFGRYVSYAGFIVMVGGAAFVLACWQRGSGVRALQRLVVSGWLAMTAATLALLLMRGSYTGSGKVGDIFDLGLLGNVLQTKTGAALVSRLLLLAAGALFIAVLFGAYARPEDDETDGAETMDENRDEPDDGSARRDLTFGLAIGGGVVAIGLAATWALAEHASTGLQPDIAMPVDVIHLVAVAVWLGGLSALLVALFRAPADTPIEGSAVRRFSRVAFGSVLALVATGIYQSWRQLGSWSALTDTSYGQLLLVKIGLVVVLVGIAYISRRWTAQLPETAATTAARDEDTADEAAADAEKEPVGASATGGSDAKRAAQLARQRAAVDTAKVKRLRDADPLRSGLRRSVLAEAGVAVVLLAVTTVLTSTEPGRTEEDAKAATAAASSSSSSSSVDSDTEGAGALTLDMPFDTGGQDGKGVVRLDINPARVGGNVMHVYVERPNGRAFDVPEVKVAFTLTAKNLGPLTVNPDHLTTGHWTANEVQIPMAGDWKIAVTVRTSDIDQVTVDKNAQIG; encoded by the coding sequence GTGACACAGACCATCGCCCCCCGCGTGCGGCCCCTGGTGCTGCTGTTCCTCGCGGTAGCCGCCGCGCTGCTCGCCGGGCTGGCCGGCGCCGCGCCGGCCTCCGCACACGCCGCGCTCACCGGCAGCTCGCCACAGCAGGGTGTGGTGGTCGCCAAGGCCCCGGCCCAGGTGACGCTGACCTTCTCCGAGAAGGTCGCCCTGTCCGACGGCGCGTTCCGCGTGCTCGACCCCAAGGGCAAGCGCGTCGACACCGGCAAGGCGACCGAGCTGAGCGGCACGACCTACGCCGTCCCGCTCCACTCCGGCCTGCCCGACGGCACGTTCACCGTCGCCTACCAGGTCGTCTCGGCGGACAGCCATCCCGTCGCCGGCGCCTTCACCTTCTCCATCGGCGCCCCCTCCGTCACCACCGTCTCGGTCTCCGACCAGTCGGCCGGCGGCGGAGTCGTCGGCGCCCTCTACGGCTTCGGCCGGTACGTCTCGTACGCGGGCTTCATCGTCATGGTCGGCGGCGCCGCCTTCGTGCTCGCCTGCTGGCAGCGCGGCTCCGGCGTACGGGCGCTCCAGCGGCTCGTCGTCTCCGGATGGCTCGCGATGACCGCGGCCACCCTCGCACTGCTGCTGATGCGCGGCTCGTACACCGGCTCCGGCAAGGTCGGCGACATCTTCGACCTGGGCCTCCTCGGCAACGTCCTCCAGACCAAGACGGGCGCGGCCCTCGTCTCCCGGCTGCTGCTGCTCGCGGCCGGCGCGCTGTTCATCGCGGTCCTCTTCGGGGCGTACGCCAGGCCCGAGGACGACGAGACGGACGGGGCCGAGACCATGGACGAGAACAGGGACGAGCCCGACGACGGCTCCGCCAGGCGGGACCTCACCTTCGGGCTCGCCATCGGCGGCGGGGTCGTTGCGATCGGGCTGGCCGCCACCTGGGCGCTGGCGGAACACGCCTCGACCGGCCTCCAGCCCGACATCGCGATGCCCGTCGACGTCATCCATCTGGTGGCCGTCGCCGTCTGGCTCGGCGGCCTCTCGGCACTCCTGGTCGCCCTGTTCCGGGCGCCCGCGGACACCCCGATCGAGGGTTCGGCCGTACGCCGCTTCTCCCGCGTCGCCTTCGGCAGCGTGCTGGCACTCGTCGCGACCGGCATCTACCAGTCGTGGCGCCAGCTCGGCTCCTGGTCGGCGCTCACCGACACCTCGTACGGACAGCTGCTGCTCGTCAAGATCGGCCTCGTGGTCGTACTCGTCGGCATCGCCTACATCTCGCGGCGCTGGACCGCCCAACTGCCGGAGACCGCCGCGACCACGGCAGCGCGGGACGAGGACACGGCGGACGAGGCCGCCGCCGACGCCGAGAAGGAACCGGTCGGCGCCTCGGCCACCGGGGGCTCGGACGCCAAGCGGGCCGCCCAGCTCGCCCGGCAGCGGGCCGCCGTCGACACCGCGAAGGTGAAGCGGCTGCGCGACGCCGACCCGCTGCGCTCGGGGCTGCGCCGCTCGGTGCTCGCCGAGGCGGGCGTCGCCGTCGTCCTGCTCGCCGTCACGACCGTGCTGACGTCCACCGAACCGGGCCGTACGGAGGAGGACGCCAAGGCCGCCACCGCCGCCGCGTCCTCCTCGTCGTCCTCTTCCTCCGTGGACTCCGACACGGAGGGAGCGGGCGCGCTGACCCTGGACATGCCCTTCGACACCGGCGGCCAGGACGGCAAGGGCGTCGTCCGGCTCGACATCAACCCCGCCCGCGTCGGCGGCAACGTCATGCACGTGTACGTGGAGCGGCCCAACGGCAGGGCGTTCGACGTGCCCGAGGTGAAGGTCGCCTTCACCCTCACCGCCAAGAACCTCGGACCGCTGACCGTGAACCCGGACCACCTCACGACAGGCCACTGGACGGCGAACGAGGTCCAGATCCCCATGGCCGGCGACTGGAAGATCGCCGTGACCGTGCGGACCTCCGACATCGACCAAGTGACCGTCGACAAGAACGCGCAGATCGGCTGA